A single region of the Salicibibacter cibi genome encodes:
- a CDS encoding aldehyde dehydrogenase family protein: MGTTVKQFGMTVNGEAVYTKNTLPVINPANEEVIAQVPHADQNDLNHTVNAAKAASPAWAARSAEERAAKLEAFADAFYEQRDELARLFTLEMGRPLKGSLQEVIGSSKSCKMIAGQRLENEILEETEQHFVEKSYTPLGVAGLIVPWNFPVTLAIWKIAPALLTGNTIVMKPSPNTPLTALFLGKIAKDIFPAGVVNVVTGGNELGAWMTEHPGIDKISFTGSTATGKKVMQGAADNLKRITLELGGNDAAIVLEDADPKKFVEPVFWAAFRNTAQICIASKRLYVHENIYDEFLAELVNYAKTVNVGDGMDSDTMIGPVQNNMQFEKVKDLIEDAKSSGATIVCGGDVEDKPGYFIPITIVDNPAEDSRVVQEEAFGPILPVLKYHDYEDVIQRANDSIYGLAGSVWGEDLTFAKSIADRLETGTVWINEAHILSPKFPFGGHKHSGIGVEHSREGLAEYTNTKVVMMRKKYFFYKRGGRL, translated from the coding sequence ATGGGAACAACTGTCAAACAATTTGGCATGACTGTAAACGGGGAAGCGGTTTACACGAAAAATACATTGCCTGTCATCAACCCAGCAAATGAAGAAGTCATTGCGCAAGTTCCCCACGCAGATCAAAATGATCTAAATCATACGGTGAACGCTGCAAAAGCTGCCTCTCCTGCATGGGCTGCACGCTCTGCTGAAGAACGGGCTGCTAAATTGGAAGCATTTGCGGATGCATTTTACGAGCAACGCGACGAGCTAGCAAGGCTATTTACCTTGGAAATGGGAAGACCTCTAAAGGGATCATTACAAGAAGTTATAGGGTCATCGAAATCATGTAAAATGATTGCCGGCCAACGGTTGGAAAACGAGATTCTAGAGGAAACAGAGCAACATTTTGTGGAGAAATCCTACACCCCGCTTGGTGTTGCAGGGTTAATTGTTCCATGGAATTTTCCTGTGACTCTCGCGATTTGGAAAATAGCGCCTGCATTATTAACCGGAAACACGATTGTAATGAAACCTTCTCCTAATACACCTTTAACAGCGTTATTTTTAGGGAAAATTGCCAAGGATATTTTCCCTGCAGGTGTTGTTAATGTTGTTACCGGCGGGAATGAGCTGGGAGCTTGGATGACAGAGCATCCGGGTATCGATAAGATCAGTTTCACAGGTTCAACGGCAACGGGGAAAAAGGTGATGCAAGGTGCAGCTGACAACCTAAAGCGTATTACCTTGGAGCTTGGCGGAAATGATGCGGCTATTGTGCTAGAGGATGCAGATCCGAAGAAATTCGTAGAACCGGTATTTTGGGCAGCTTTCCGAAACACGGCGCAAATCTGTATCGCGTCAAAGCGATTATATGTTCACGAAAACATTTACGATGAGTTTTTAGCGGAACTTGTGAACTATGCGAAAACGGTGAACGTCGGTGATGGGATGGATTCGGACACCATGATTGGACCTGTCCAAAACAACATGCAGTTTGAAAAAGTCAAAGACCTCATTGAAGATGCAAAATCCTCAGGCGCAACCATCGTTTGCGGTGGAGATGTAGAGGATAAACCGGGATACTTCATTCCAATTACGATCGTTGATAATCCGGCCGAAGATTCCAGGGTTGTTCAGGAAGAGGCTTTTGGCCCGATCTTGCCGGTGTTAAAGTATCACGACTATGAGGATGTCATTCAAAGGGCAAACGACTCTATCTATGGATTAGCCGGTTCCGTATGGGGAGAGGATCTAACATTTGCCAAATCTATTGCAGACCGACTCGAAACAGGTACGGTTTGGATCAATGAAGCACACATCCTGTCGCCAAAATTCCCGTTCGGCGGACACAAACATTCAGGAATAGGTGTCGAGCATTCCCGGGAGGGACTTGCGGAATACACGAATACAAAGGTTGTTATGATGAGGAAAAAATATTTTTTTTACAAAAGGGGGGGAAGATTATGA
- a CDS encoding class I adenylate-forming enzyme family protein — MHLGKLFERSVENCAELEMVTNGEYRATYREEQARTQRLAAAMKAVGVQKNDRVAFVDTNRYEFFEILFATVSLGAVFVPINYRTKEKELEYMLDRVDIKMAFVGERYYPMVQQVKRNVPTLESVVLFEGDHEGALLYKDLLKCGVQRKLSHEGTEDDLAVLLFTSGTTSRPKPVMLTHQAVYNFLNVYPSSENLEQEVLLLHAPNFHVAGLLNAIIGIYKGVRFVLIPQFDAQLWLEQVHNEKCTRTFLTPTMMKHVLDHKDFDRYDLSSLKLVTYGSAPASITIIEETMHRFPETTDFAHAFGMTETMSTVTSLGPSDHKLTGTGEALEKQKKRLHSVGRPLPDVRIRICDEKGNELPPGKVGRVELLTSRTMDGYLGDEEATRQAFTSDGWFQSSDMGYLDEDGYLYIMGRSDELIIRGGENISPLEVEGVISRHPEVYEVSVIPVPSLEWGQEVMAIIVPKDKNNKPDAEAIIQHCRENMTSFKKPGYVTFVSELPRNSTGKILKNVLKEQYTVHH, encoded by the coding sequence ATGCATTTAGGCAAACTGTTCGAGAGGTCAGTGGAAAATTGTGCTGAACTGGAAATGGTGACGAACGGGGAATACAGAGCGACGTATCGTGAAGAACAGGCGCGCACACAACGATTAGCCGCTGCCATGAAGGCGGTAGGTGTCCAAAAAAATGACCGTGTTGCTTTTGTTGATACTAACCGGTATGAATTCTTTGAAATACTTTTTGCGACTGTATCACTGGGTGCCGTCTTTGTACCTATCAATTACCGGACAAAAGAAAAAGAATTGGAATACATGTTGGATCGGGTAGATATAAAAATGGCTTTTGTCGGGGAACGTTACTACCCGATGGTGCAACAAGTGAAGCGTAATGTGCCTACATTGGAAAGTGTTGTTTTATTCGAAGGTGATCATGAGGGTGCACTTTTGTATAAAGACCTTTTGAAGTGTGGCGTTCAAAGGAAATTATCACATGAGGGAACAGAAGATGATCTGGCCGTTCTTTTATTTACAAGTGGGACTACATCTCGTCCCAAACCGGTGATGCTTACGCACCAAGCAGTGTACAATTTTTTAAATGTCTATCCCTCCTCTGAAAATCTGGAACAAGAAGTCTTGCTATTACATGCCCCAAATTTTCATGTAGCCGGGCTACTAAATGCAATTATCGGCATTTACAAAGGCGTCCGATTCGTATTAATCCCGCAGTTTGATGCACAGTTATGGCTTGAGCAAGTCCATAACGAAAAATGCACGCGCACGTTCTTGACCCCAACGATGATGAAACACGTATTGGATCATAAAGATTTTGATCGCTATGACTTATCAAGCTTAAAATTAGTTACGTATGGTTCGGCACCGGCATCCATTACTATTATCGAAGAGACAATGCACAGATTCCCGGAAACGACAGATTTTGCCCATGCTTTCGGAATGACGGAAACGATGTCGACGGTAACGTCGTTAGGTCCAAGTGATCATAAATTAACCGGAACAGGAGAGGCGCTTGAAAAACAGAAAAAACGTCTGCACTCTGTCGGCCGTCCATTGCCTGATGTACGTATACGTATTTGTGATGAGAAAGGAAATGAGCTTCCTCCAGGAAAGGTGGGACGTGTGGAGCTATTAACATCGCGCACGATGGATGGTTATTTAGGGGATGAAGAAGCTACACGACAGGCATTTACATCAGATGGATGGTTTCAATCCAGTGACATGGGTTACTTGGATGAAGATGGTTACCTCTATATTATGGGAAGAAGTGACGAGCTGATTATACGAGGCGGCGAAAATATATCGCCTTTGGAGGTTGAGGGAGTCATTAGCCGGCACCCGGAAGTGTATGAAGTCTCGGTTATTCCTGTTCCAAGCCTTGAATGGGGGCAAGAGGTGATGGCGATTATCGTCCCGAAAGACAAGAACAATAAACCGGATGCAGAAGCCATCATTCAGCATTGTCGGGAGAACATGACAAGTTTCAAAAAGCCCGGTTACGTCACGTTTGTTTCTGAATTGCCCCGGAATTCAACCGGGAAAATTCTTAAGAACGTTTTGAAAGAACAGTATACGGTGCATCATTAA
- a CDS encoding acyl-CoA dehydrogenase family protein, translated as MVDFALNEDQEMFQTSTRQYLKSKGGLDIPRRYMDGEAHILQEMWHGLAQQGYLGVNVSERYGGLGQGSLSLVPILEEMGRAIIPGPYPETMAIAVPLLEAYGTEEQKEKYLPEIVDGKRKLTLALLESNGENSPENIQLAANEEDGEYTLHGTKVLVPHGDVADTLIVPVRTGGVHSEYGISLLLVDREDTNIEIQEQQSFEQTRKIAKIKFKETKVAKQQLLGPKNAGWGALQSAMNDLHVALCSTMVGGIDRVVEMANEYGQTRMQFGQPIGRFQAIKHRIVDMRMDLESSRSLTYYAAWALENNAEDMIEAIALARSFTSEAFVRTASENVQIHGGMGFTWEFDCHLFLKRARALENYLGSSDDCLEIAAGELGW; from the coding sequence ATGGTGGATTTCGCACTAAATGAAGATCAAGAAATGTTCCAAACGTCAACGCGGCAATATCTAAAATCAAAAGGGGGATTAGACATTCCGCGTCGCTACATGGACGGGGAAGCGCACATTTTGCAAGAGATGTGGCATGGCTTAGCTCAACAAGGATATTTGGGTGTCAATGTCTCGGAAAGGTACGGCGGGCTCGGCCAAGGATCGCTTAGTCTGGTTCCTATATTAGAAGAGATGGGACGTGCCATTATTCCCGGTCCTTACCCTGAAACAATGGCGATCGCGGTTCCTCTATTGGAGGCTTATGGAACGGAGGAACAAAAGGAGAAGTATTTGCCGGAAATTGTAGATGGTAAACGGAAACTAACGCTGGCTCTACTTGAATCAAACGGAGAAAACTCCCCGGAAAATATCCAATTGGCCGCAAACGAAGAGGATGGAGAATACACCCTGCACGGAACAAAAGTATTAGTCCCTCACGGGGACGTAGCTGATACATTGATTGTACCTGTCCGTACAGGAGGGGTTCATAGCGAGTACGGTATTTCTTTACTATTGGTTGACCGAGAGGATACAAACATTGAGATACAAGAACAACAAAGTTTTGAGCAAACGAGAAAAATAGCAAAAATAAAGTTTAAGGAAACAAAAGTAGCTAAACAACAGCTTTTGGGACCGAAAAATGCAGGTTGGGGTGCTTTGCAATCCGCCATGAACGATTTGCATGTTGCTTTATGTTCAACGATGGTTGGCGGCATCGACAGAGTTGTAGAAATGGCGAATGAATATGGCCAAACACGGATGCAATTTGGCCAACCGATCGGGCGTTTTCAAGCCATTAAACATCGCATCGTAGATATGAGAATGGATTTGGAAAGTTCACGATCCCTTACTTACTATGCTGCATGGGCCTTGGAAAATAACGCCGAAGATATGATTGAAGCGATCGCACTTGCGCGTTCTTTCACCTCGGAAGCGTTTGTTCGGACAGCAAGTGAAAATGTTCAAATTCACGGCGGGATGGGATTCACATGGGAATTTGATTGCCATCTATTTTTAAAACGTGCGCGTGCATTAGAAAATTACCTCGGATCTTCAGACGACTGCCTTGAAATCGCTGCCGGTGAATTAGGTTGGTAA
- a CDS encoding acyl-CoA dehydrogenase family protein: MDFSYSTTEKAFQEELRAWLETNLPSGWLDGERKVPKDEKEKGIFLRDWQRKLYEGKWAGISWPKAYGGREASLIEQVIYEQEMVRVKAPPVLNIIGTAMIGPTLLQIGTEKQKDRYVQKIINGEEIWCQGYSEPNAGSDLAAIQTKAEKKGDRWVINGQKVWTSYAHYADQCFLLARTDNSGKKHNGITAFLVDMNQEGVETKPIRSIDDNPIFNEMFFNDAIAYDEDIVGEINEGWKTSLILLSHERVGVARRTFAIQKQFEELVDLAKTLQKNGRSLIKDPIVRQNLTRFRARSRALLMNYYRHLTNIIRTGRPGPEGSMDKMASSELAKEMYAYAMTISGSGNILWGDDAIVSADWQESYLRSFGFTIEGGTSEIQKNIIAERMLGLPKDVKY, encoded by the coding sequence ATGGATTTTTCATATTCAACGACAGAAAAAGCATTTCAAGAGGAACTGAGGGCGTGGTTAGAAACAAATTTGCCATCAGGCTGGTTAGATGGCGAACGTAAGGTCCCGAAAGATGAGAAAGAAAAAGGAATTTTTCTTAGGGATTGGCAACGTAAACTTTATGAAGGGAAATGGGCTGGTATCTCTTGGCCAAAAGCGTATGGGGGCAGAGAAGCTTCGCTGATTGAACAAGTGATTTATGAGCAAGAAATGGTGAGGGTAAAGGCACCGCCCGTTTTGAACATCATTGGTACTGCAATGATTGGGCCGACATTATTGCAAATCGGAACAGAAAAGCAAAAAGATCGGTATGTTCAAAAAATTATCAACGGAGAAGAAATCTGGTGCCAAGGATATTCTGAGCCGAATGCAGGTTCTGATTTAGCAGCGATCCAAACAAAAGCCGAAAAAAAGGGAGATCGGTGGGTGATCAACGGTCAGAAGGTTTGGACGAGTTACGCCCATTATGCCGATCAATGTTTTTTATTGGCAAGAACAGATAATAGCGGAAAAAAACATAACGGCATCACTGCTTTTTTAGTGGATATGAATCAAGAAGGTGTAGAAACAAAACCAATCAGATCGATCGATGATAATCCTATTTTTAATGAAATGTTTTTCAATGATGCAATTGCCTATGACGAAGATATTGTCGGCGAAATTAACGAGGGATGGAAAACATCGCTAATCCTATTGAGTCATGAACGAGTCGGGGTAGCCAGAAGAACTTTTGCTATCCAGAAACAGTTTGAGGAGTTAGTTGATCTGGCAAAAACCCTCCAAAAGAATGGCCGCTCCTTAATTAAGGATCCAATCGTACGCCAAAACCTCACCCGTTTCCGTGCTCGATCGAGAGCTCTTTTGATGAATTACTATCGACATTTAACAAATATCATACGAACCGGTCGTCCAGGCCCCGAAGGATCCATGGATAAAATGGCATCCAGTGAATTGGCTAAAGAAATGTACGCCTATGCTATGACGATAAGTGGATCCGGGAACATATTGTGGGGGGATGATGCAATCGTATCTGCGGATTGGCAGGAAAGTTATTTGCGGTCGTTTGGTTTTACCATCGAGGGAGGCACCTCCGAAATTCAAAAGAATATCATTGCTGAACGAATGCTCGGTTTGCCGAAAGACGTGAAATATTAG
- a CDS encoding enoyl-CoA hydratase/isomerase family protein, protein MENQWIINEKQGSTKIIYLNQPETRNALAMEMRLALLQALEDAEQDDAIKCIVLTGSGKGFSAGGDISAMKKEIKPLEGRKRLQQSHPLLLKMLSMEKPIIAAVNGAAAGAGFSLTLLCDLIVASDEAFFVQSFVNIGLIPDFAAIHFLPALIGTQRAKELMFLGERISADDAQRFGIVNRVVSSDQLLPEVIDMAEKLGKKATAAMGMTKKIMNEHLNKDLKNLLEMEAQGQDICFQTEDFKEGVRAFFEKREPYFTGK, encoded by the coding sequence ATGGAAAATCAATGGATCATTAATGAAAAACAGGGAAGTACGAAAATCATCTACTTGAATCAACCGGAAACACGTAATGCGTTGGCGATGGAAATGAGGTTAGCCTTACTGCAAGCATTGGAAGATGCAGAACAAGACGATGCCATTAAATGTATCGTTTTAACAGGATCGGGAAAAGGCTTTTCAGCAGGTGGGGACATCTCAGCCATGAAAAAGGAGATAAAACCCCTCGAAGGCAGAAAAAGACTGCAACAGTCCCACCCTTTGCTTCTGAAGATGTTGAGCATGGAAAAGCCCATCATTGCAGCTGTCAATGGAGCAGCTGCCGGAGCTGGTTTCAGCTTGACATTGCTTTGTGATCTTATCGTAGCGTCCGACGAAGCGTTTTTTGTTCAAAGTTTCGTAAACATCGGACTGATCCCGGATTTCGCAGCCATTCATTTTCTTCCCGCGTTAATTGGGACCCAACGTGCGAAAGAGCTGATGTTTTTAGGAGAACGAATTTCTGCTGACGATGCGCAAAGGTTCGGAATTGTAAATCGTGTTGTTTCTTCCGACCAATTGTTGCCTGAAGTAATTGATATGGCAGAGAAATTAGGGAAAAAAGCGACCGCAGCAATGGGAATGACAAAAAAAATCATGAACGAGCATTTGAACAAAGATTTGAAAAATCTATTAGAGATGGAAGCCCAAGGCCAAGACATATGTTTCCAAACCGAAGATTTTAAAGAAGGTGTGCGAGCGTTTTTTGAGAAAAGAGAGCCTTATTTCACAGGAAAATAA
- a CDS encoding IclR family transcriptional regulator, with product MSKQMNEKENGKRKYSVPAVEIAFRILTLLSRKKFSQSNLTEIANALSLQPTTCYRVLQQLREHSVVHYDKRSKQYSLGPYLVVLGERAKENSLDITIILPYLEELSERTGLTSVLVNRIGKTRTTIVAKSEGGDFGVNVSVGRHFSIVDGAYGKCLLASMEEEASNELLQEVKQQRSLSDQEINQLKADFPVIRDYGYATNFGESINGIFGIAAPIFNMDNNVDMTINLFGMTAQYDEHELIPKGELLKDAADRISAKIKGQGNNLFV from the coding sequence ATGTCAAAGCAAATGAATGAGAAGGAAAACGGGAAAAGAAAATATAGTGTGCCAGCCGTAGAAATTGCATTTAGAATTTTGACGCTGTTAAGCCGAAAAAAATTTAGCCAAAGCAACTTAACGGAAATTGCGAATGCCCTCTCATTACAACCAACGACGTGTTATCGCGTATTGCAACAACTTAGGGAACACTCCGTTGTTCATTATGACAAACGTTCAAAACAGTACAGCCTGGGTCCTTATTTAGTTGTCTTAGGTGAAAGGGCGAAAGAAAATTCTTTAGATATTACCATTATTCTTCCTTACTTGGAAGAGCTATCTGAACGTACCGGTCTAACGTCCGTGCTCGTTAATCGAATTGGTAAAACACGAACAACAATTGTTGCCAAAAGCGAAGGAGGAGATTTCGGCGTTAACGTTTCCGTAGGCAGACACTTTTCGATTGTGGACGGCGCATACGGAAAATGCCTGCTCGCGTCTATGGAAGAAGAAGCATCGAATGAATTGCTCCAAGAGGTAAAACAGCAACGCTCATTGTCCGATCAAGAAATCAATCAGCTAAAAGCAGACTTCCCCGTTATCCGTGATTATGGATATGCTACTAATTTCGGGGAATCCATCAATGGGATCTTCGGGATAGCCGCACCGATTTTCAATATGGATAACAATGTAGACATGACGATCAATTTGTTTGGAATGACCGCACAGTATGACGAACACGAACTGATTCCTAAAGGGGAATTGTTAAAAGATGCGGCTGATCGCATCAGTGCAAAAATTAAAGGGCAGGGAAATAACCTGTTCGTTTAA
- a CDS encoding helix-turn-helix domain-containing protein: protein MSDILTDVLQAAPFQLWAYSEGGGLRMITKQALDMPEQPDIFPLNAGDVAYTDGGFRDYKEYHFQYSYGKRLILRIESVVSLSKYEEEQLAIELPLFVHHTTEAQQKRLLQKLNESIGAITALTDLDALLSKILDTTMEVISEADIGVLWMYDETEDCLKVQKTSAEVNTRTMKNMRMKPGEGMVGTVFEKEKAALYPTHRDVLFAASTMSYDNLSILERSYPFGEAASVLCVPVKIRQITRCVLILYQFRYASFTKHELNLLQNFADQVGIALQNAELFDQLQEQNHLLAKRNDIHERLVSLSIQGKGAPAIRETLEDVLGFPLMLLSLFDDPVDSNASTFAAYHQNVIFERKRSLSTPFIVEDFREEVHEVLPIVGVGICLGYIICRKREPLSSLQRMALELGIPILALEFIREKSVTDHSFKASEEAFQTLLMAETTKELKEASRLLKIEEHRPVMILKFELEFDMDPSFINLYIHRFITDIMNDFKEKLSVLYTKGTTVVTLLYASRLEIDDIDAFLSRFTQENTNMRMRAGLGSQANQLSLLPRSYKEAEKALSHLEVKGEWECVMSYTDIGINRLFIDQPQEDLHAFIQDFFAPLNAIEGKEERLSETLETFMNNNRSAGQTARELYIHVNTLYQRLKKIEEILQISFHNSHDVLQVQLACYLRENVHEENKR from the coding sequence ATGTCGGATATTTTAACAGATGTTTTGCAAGCAGCTCCTTTTCAACTTTGGGCTTATTCTGAAGGGGGCGGGTTAAGGATGATCACGAAGCAAGCGTTGGACATGCCTGAACAACCTGATATTTTCCCATTAAATGCCGGAGATGTCGCATATACAGACGGGGGCTTCCGGGATTATAAGGAATATCATTTTCAATATTCTTATGGGAAACGCTTGATTTTACGGATAGAGTCGGTAGTTTCGTTATCTAAATATGAGGAGGAACAATTGGCGATAGAACTGCCTTTGTTTGTTCATCATACCACTGAAGCGCAACAAAAACGTCTTCTTCAAAAGTTGAATGAGAGCATTGGTGCGATTACAGCGTTGACGGATTTGGATGCATTGCTTTCAAAAATTCTCGATACGACGATGGAAGTGATATCCGAAGCGGATATTGGCGTTTTGTGGATGTATGATGAAACCGAGGATTGTCTTAAAGTACAAAAAACTTCAGCTGAAGTGAACACGCGCACGATGAAAAATATGCGTATGAAGCCGGGGGAAGGAATGGTTGGCACCGTTTTTGAAAAAGAAAAAGCGGCTTTATATCCAACACATCGTGACGTTTTATTCGCTGCTTCAACGATGTCATACGATAATCTTTCTATTCTTGAACGCTCCTACCCGTTCGGTGAAGCGGCGTCCGTTCTGTGTGTTCCCGTGAAAATCCGGCAAATAACGAGATGCGTGTTAATTCTTTACCAATTTCGATACGCTTCCTTTACAAAGCATGAACTTAATCTATTGCAAAATTTTGCGGATCAAGTGGGGATCGCCCTTCAAAATGCCGAATTGTTTGATCAGCTACAAGAACAAAATCATCTCCTCGCGAAAAGAAATGACATTCATGAACGATTAGTCAGCCTTTCTATTCAAGGGAAGGGAGCGCCGGCGATTAGAGAAACGTTGGAAGACGTGCTCGGATTCCCGCTTATGTTGTTAAGCTTATTTGACGATCCCGTTGACTCGAATGCGTCGACGTTTGCTGCTTATCACCAAAATGTTATTTTTGAACGGAAGCGCTCGCTAAGTACCCCCTTTATTGTTGAAGATTTCCGAGAGGAGGTGCACGAAGTATTGCCCATTGTCGGCGTAGGTATATGTCTGGGGTACATCATCTGCCGGAAACGTGAGCCTTTGTCATCTCTGCAACGAATGGCCCTTGAACTCGGCATTCCTATATTGGCGTTGGAATTTATTCGCGAAAAATCCGTGACTGATCATTCGTTTAAAGCATCTGAAGAAGCGTTTCAAACGTTGTTAATGGCAGAGACGACCAAAGAGTTGAAAGAGGCTTCCCGTTTGTTAAAGATAGAAGAGCATCGCCCGGTGATGATACTCAAATTTGAACTTGAATTTGACATGGATCCGTCATTTATCAATCTCTATATCCATCGTTTCATCACTGACATCATGAATGACTTCAAAGAAAAGCTTTCCGTTCTCTATACAAAGGGGACGACTGTGGTCACCCTTCTCTATGCATCACGGTTGGAAATAGATGACATCGATGCTTTCTTATCGCGATTCACTCAAGAAAACACTAATATGCGAATGCGCGCTGGGCTGGGTTCTCAAGCAAATCAACTCTCATTGCTTCCAAGAAGTTATAAAGAAGCAGAAAAAGCACTCTCTCACCTCGAGGTAAAAGGCGAATGGGAGTGTGTGATGAGCTATACGGATATTGGCATCAATCGACTTTTTATCGATCAACCACAAGAAGACCTTCATGCCTTTATACAGGACTTCTTTGCGCCGTTGAACGCGATAGAAGGAAAAGAGGAACGTTTAAGCGAAACACTTGAAACGTTTATGAACAACAATCGATCCGCCGGGCAAACGGCAAGGGAACTGTATATCCATGTGAACACTTTGTACCAGCGTTTAAAGAAGATTGAAGAAATTTTACAAATATCTTTTCATAACAGTCACGACGTCCTTCAAGTGCAGCTTGCATGTTATTTGCGGGAGAATGTTCATGAAGAAAATAAGCGTTAA
- a CDS encoding M20 family metallopeptidase: MQADTKNVVERVSQIIESQKDKFTAISDQIWEFAEVRFEEVESSECLASFMEEQDFHVERGVAEIPTAFTATSGTSGPVIAILGEFDALPSLSQKAGKTSKEPLKSEAPGHGCGHNLLGVGGIAAAVAVQTYMQEQGMEGTIRYYGCPAEESGYGKTYMVKAGLFEDVDAAFSWHPHYMNRLFNGPTLAVVHAHFTFKGQSSHAAASPELGRSALDAVELMNVGVNYMREHMPDEARVHYAITNTGGMSPNVVQPEAEVSYFVRAPQSAQARELFERVKNIAKGASLMTETTVEHRIEGACSNIVPNRVLDQLLHRNMIALEEDNFTDEEIRTSKAFYETLSDNEKQMAASLVGDQRAAELSKRPLIHEAAPYSEPRASSKGTGSTDVGDVSWVTPTAQLMAATEAFGTPLHTWQVVAQGQTSYAKKGMLYASKSIASTVINVLQTPDVLREAKEELHRQGAGAHQYDCLLPKEQMLPHMLCQ, encoded by the coding sequence ATGCAAGCGGATACAAAAAATGTTGTTGAACGCGTTTCGCAAATAATTGAAAGTCAAAAGGACAAATTCACAGCAATTAGTGACCAGATTTGGGAATTCGCTGAAGTCAGGTTTGAAGAAGTTGAGTCGTCTGAATGTTTGGCATCCTTCATGGAAGAACAAGATTTCCACGTCGAACGGGGCGTAGCAGAGATTCCAACTGCCTTTACGGCAACTTCCGGAACATCTGGACCTGTCATCGCGATTTTGGGAGAATTTGATGCTCTCCCCAGCCTCAGTCAAAAGGCTGGGAAAACATCAAAAGAGCCTCTTAAATCAGAAGCCCCTGGCCATGGATGCGGACATAATTTGCTCGGTGTTGGAGGAATTGCTGCCGCTGTGGCGGTACAAACCTATATGCAAGAACAAGGAATGGAAGGAACGATTCGTTATTACGGCTGTCCGGCTGAGGAAAGCGGTTATGGAAAGACGTATATGGTTAAGGCAGGACTTTTTGAAGATGTGGATGCAGCCTTCTCTTGGCACCCTCATTATATGAACAGGCTATTTAATGGACCGACGCTTGCTGTCGTTCATGCCCATTTTACATTTAAGGGACAAAGCTCTCACGCCGCCGCTTCACCGGAACTTGGGAGAAGTGCCCTTGATGCGGTGGAATTGATGAATGTTGGCGTAAACTATATGCGCGAACATATGCCGGATGAAGCGCGCGTTCACTATGCCATAACCAATACAGGTGGCATGTCACCAAATGTTGTCCAACCGGAGGCAGAGGTTTCTTATTTTGTCCGCGCTCCTCAATCTGCACAGGCAAGGGAACTTTTTGAACGAGTGAAAAACATTGCCAAGGGAGCCTCTTTAATGACGGAAACAACAGTGGAACACCGCATTGAGGGTGCGTGTTCAAACATTGTACCCAATCGTGTCCTGGATCAGTTACTCCACCGAAATATGATTGCTTTAGAAGAAGATAATTTCACCGACGAAGAAATTCGGACAAGCAAAGCTTTTTATGAAACGCTTTCTGATAACGAAAAACAAATGGCAGCATCGCTTGTTGGTGATCAAAGGGCAGCAGAATTGTCCAAGCGTCCACTCATTCATGAAGCTGCCCCGTACAGCGAACCGAGAGCATCAAGTAAAGGAACAGGTTCTACAGATGTCGGGGATGTCAGCTGGGTGACTCCAACCGCACAATTAATGGCGGCAACCGAGGCCTTCGGGACGCCGTTGCATACGTGGCAAGTCGTAGCTCAAGGACAAACTTCTTATGCAAAAAAAGGGATGCTTTATGCCAGCAAAAGTATAGCAAGCACTGTCATCAATGTATTGCAGACACCCGATGTGCTAAGGGAAGCAAAAGAGGAGTTACATCGGCAAGGTGCGGGCGCACACCAATATGATTGTTTGTTACCGAAGGAGCAAATGCTTCCGCATATGCTGTGTCAGTAA